TAGTGCTGTCATCGAGCACACTAAGCGTGTATTGtatcttgaagatgacgacaTCGCCCACATCGCCGAAGGCGAGCTTCACATCCACCGCCTCCGTCGCGACGATACCGTTTCTTCTGTACGTGCCATCGAGCATCTAGAGATCGAACTTGCGGCCATTATGAAGGGTCAGTATGACCACTTCATGCAGAAGGAGATTTACGAACAGCCCGAGTCGGTTGTGAACACTATGCGCGGGCGAGTCAACTTCGACACTCGGTCCATCATGCTTGGCGGTCTCAAAGCATACCTGCCTGTCATCCGAAGAGGCAGGAGGTTGATCTTTGTCGCCTGTGGTACTAGCTACCACTCTTGTATCGCTGTTCGACCTGTCTTTGAGGAGCTGACCGATATTCCCGTCGCTGTCGAACTTGCCTCTGACTTCCTTGATCGCAGAACTCCTGTATTCCGAGACGATGTTGCCATCTTTGTTTCTCAATCAGGTGAAACAGCCGACACCATTCTCGCTATGCGATACTGTCTCGAACGTGGTGCTCTTTGTCTTGGTGTTGTAAATGCCGTGGGCTCCACTCTCTCCCGTGAAACACACTCTGGTGTTCACATCAACGCTGGCCCCGAAATTGGTGTGGCTTCCACCAAAGCATACACCTCGCAGTATGTTGCACTTGTCATGATTGCGGTGCAATTGTCAGATGACTCCATCACCAAGACAGCAAGGAGGCAGCAAATCATCGATGGGTTACACGACATTCCTGCCCAGATTCGAAAGGTTTTGGCCATGGACAAAGTGCTGCAACAGATGGCTAAGGATATGTTGTCcaaagagaagagtttGCTGATCATGGGTCGTGGTTATCAATGTGAGTTCAGCGCAACTTATTGTGATCTTTGCTGACATTATCTAGACGCTACCTGCTTGGAGGGTGCACTTAAAATCAAAGAGGTTTCTTATATGCATTCTGAAGGCGTAAGTCGCTGTTTATTATGCAGAAAGACTCAAATCGTCTGACGCTTCCTACTAGATTTTAGCCGGTGAACTCAAGCATGGACCTCTTGCACTGGTTGATGAGCACCTTCCTGTCATTTTCATCATGACTCGAGACTCTTTGTATCCCAAGGTTCAGTCTGCGCTTGCCCAAGTTACAGCTCGAAAGGGTCGACCCAGTGAGTTTTCCTTCAGCTGCTTTTATTGCCTTGACGAAGCTTACGATGGTTAGTTATCATCTGCAACGAGGACGATGACACTGTCAACGACAACGCCAAGGTCATCCGGGTTCCTCAGACTGTCGATTGTCTTCAAGGCTTAATCAATGTCATTCCTCTCCAGCTTTTATCTTACCGTGAGTTCCATCTCTAGTTGAAATAATTCATTCTAACAACCTTTCAGACCTTGCCGTGATGAACGGCGTCGATGTCGATTTCCCCCGAAATCTCGCGAAGTCGGTGACTACCGAGTAACATGGACTGTTCATAGgacttttttccttccgtTTTTATTAATCCCACATTAAGACCCTCATTTTGGCTCACGATGACCCATATACTATTCTACGTCTCTCGCTATTGCTTGAACTGTTTTTATATACTCTGGGCACAGCAGGAACGTATAGTCCTTTGTCCCACTCTTCTGCTTCATGATTCGCGCGCATTTTTTGGTATGTACATAATGAAGTCTTAAATACAAATATCGTTTTTGCATTGGTCCATGTACGTTACTCGTCATTTGAATATATTGAAAGACGAAAGATGAGCAAGGTGCTGATGCTTAAACGATGGTGTATAATGACTGGCGTTCGTACTGTGGGTGTTCATGCAGCCTTTTCACAATACAAATATACTCTAACCTTGAAATTTATGTGCGACGGCCTTAACTCTTTCCAGTGggcttcttcaagaaaTCGGAGGTGAAAAAGTCTCCGTTTAGGCTAAGAAGATTGGCAACTCGAGTATGTACCTCGACATGGAACGATTCAAAGGGGAAGGCTTCGCCATCTATACGACAAGGTCAAAAAGGGTCTGTAACAGAACGATAGGGTAGAGGTAACTTACCGATGGTAAAAAGTGGTTGATTCTCCGTGTCCAAGTTCTCTGCGATGAACTGTGAAACTGCGCTCTGTCAACCCAGCAGAAACTTTACGTCCATCCGAAGAAGGCACGCTCACCCTTGTAGTAGTACTGGCAATCCATCCAATAtgtctctcctttttcgGCGCCGGCAATCGCATTTGCCATAGTCAGCCTCGGTACTACGCTTTGGACAACTACATCTATCAGGCCATCTCCTGGGATGGAGACAGGCCATTGCATCAGATCTCGAGCCACCCAACGCATCATTCCAGCACTGCGGAGAGTTAGGCATTGGCATCTGTATCGCGGACTTTTAAGAGTTGTGGACACATACTAGAAATATAGAATCTCTTGTCCGTCAACCCACTTGTTTTGTGCTGAAGCCTTGCGTAGTGCCTTCAAACTCTGAATAGACTTTTTGGGCTTGATGGATGACTTCTTCGGGAGACTCTCAATAGTTAGCCAAGTCTCATCGTGTTTCAGTGGCAGAGCATCTGGAATAGGACCGTGGTCCGGGACATAATTAGCGTTGGCAGGCTTTGGTGGTGTGTGGCTGGCAGATGATATAGGTTCTCCGATAACTGCTGAGGGTTCGTGCTCGCCGATGATATTATCGTTCGTAGAGACCGGCGTCTCACCGTCCACGCTCATATTTCTCGTCCCGTTGATCAACGGAGTAACAGCACCCTCCGTCGTCCCTTGCTGTGTCcgttcctttgcctttttaGCCATGTTCTGCTTGTCGTCTTCGACAACTTTGAGCCTCAATCGACAACGAGCGCCCTTATTGTTCGCTATTCCTTTAAGAAACCCAACTAAAAAGCGGGTATCCCCCATCCACCTGAGATTTTCTGTACCAATGTCGAGATCTACCATGAGACCAATTGCCTGAGAAAGGAAAGCGAAGCGTCGGGTCATGGATGGGAGGATAAGGACGGAGCAAAGATCAATGGGGAGGTTACATCCTAAAATGCCATTTAGGTCTATGCGTTTTACTGGAAGCTTGGATCTCACCTTTGATAATGTTGAGTACAGCTAAAGGTATGTTGAAAGTGTCCTTAACGCCGAATAAGTTTGTGCAGACAGCATTGGCTGAACCTAGCTAGAGAGGTCAAATGTATTTTTCTGTTGTGCGAGGAATTCCAAAATTTACCTGTTGGGATGGGAGCGATAGGCGTCAGCAACGCCTTGCGGGCGTCTGAGCGGGATGCAAGGCCGTTGACAACCTCATAAACAAGACCGTCTCCAGAGGCAGTGACAATCACACTTAATTATTATTGGTTAGACGAGCGCAGAGTGTTGGTGACTCGTAAGATTTAGCCTGCTTACTCGTATATCAGATCCATAGAACTTGCAATCTCTTCGGCATGTAGCCTGTGAGTAGTTTCTGGAATATACATTTCAGCTCTGCGTTTCAACGATAGGAGCCTGGGAGATGCCTGGTGGATTACCTTTGACGGTTACAGTTGTTCCCGCTGCTTCAAGTATAGGAATAACAGTATCTTGTACTATATCCTTTGCTTTACCCTTTCCGCCTACGGGGTTGACCAAGATCAAAACATTTCTGAAGGGCTTGATCGCTGGTGAGTGTGATCAGCACTCTATAGTTCGAGCGGAGACAAAAGAGGGACACACAGCCATAAGCTGCCTCCATTAGCATTCTTATCCACTCATTCGTTTCTGGTATGTTGATGGGTTCCACCAATACATGAAGTTTGACGAGTTTCAGCTGCGTGCCCATGCCCCCTCCTAGACAATGCAGGTCCAGCCGCCGTGCTGAGTTCTCAGGAGCAGGGGCGAGATATGCCTTGAGAAAGTTCGTCAGAGGGCACGTGAGTAGCCGCTTGGGAGCTGTAATTCCAAGTCAGTACAAATTCATGGAGAGCGAACGCTTGTATAGGAGATTTTGCTTACGCGGGCCATCGCCCGAGAGCTGGAGCACGTCGAGAGTGGACGgctggatgatgagcaGGCCACGGTTGTTAttgtggaggatgacggGGAGGTGGTGTGGAGGACGCATTGTGGGGGTGTAGAGGTGGGCTGTCCATCCATGTACGGGTGTCAGATTGTGGCTGGCGGTATTTATCTACGGGATGTATGGTGGGGAGGGACAATGGCCGAGGGCTATGGAAAGTGGCGACGTCATGGTTTTAGGAAGAGCCTGCAGAGGAGATCCAAGTCGGGGGGAAGAGTAGGAAGTGTATCTGATATGCCCCCGCCGATGAAAGCCCCGCTGCGGAACCCCCCCCGCCTTCTGGCAGGAGAAGGCCGGGTGCacctctccgcctccaaCGCACACCCGAGCTTCTCCACCCGCCTCGCAGCATACCCGCTCAAACTCCTCTCCCCAATTCCGCTCCCTTCACAGCCCTCAAACTTCGCCGTCCTCTACACTCTTGCCTATGGCGGAGGCCTTGTGGCTGGCGATCTCGTCAGTCTAAGCGTGGTGCTTGACCCGGGGTGTGGGCTCGTCATGCTCACCCAGGGCACCACCAAAGTATACAAGCGTCGTCCAGGCCTTCGCCCGCTTTCCCACTTGCATACCTCTCCGCCATCTTCAGACCCCAACCTCACACGCCAGAGGATGCACATAcgtctttcctcatcatccttcttacTCCTCTTACCTGAATCTGTTTCCCCCTTCCGCGCATCTATCTACTCCCAGACCCAGCGCTTCGTCCTTCCTGCAGATAGGACGGCATCAGTTCTCATTCTTGATTGGGTCAATTCAGGCCGAGGGCAAAGGCCGCAAGAAgttgatgaggagattTGGAGCATGGATAGCTACGGGTCAACGAACGAGATTTGGGtaggagatgagagaatCATGAGGGAACGCATGGTGCTCGATAATTCCCATTTTGCTTTGAATGCTGGCGGCTCTCTGTCTCCTATCGCAAACCAACTGTCGCCATACAATGTCTACGCCACTATTCTAATCCTTGGTCCCCATTTTACCACCCTTTTCTCGTATCTCGCGTATCTCTCCGATCATTCTCGGCAGTTCCAGCTGAAGGAGCCTCCAGGTTTGGCATGGAGTTTTAGTGAGATAGATGGCAAGCTGCAGGCGGGAGTAGTCAGAATTGCAGCATGTGAAGTGGAAGATGCTAGGAAATGGCTGAGAGAAGTTATGACTGCAGGTGGTGTTGCGGCTCTGGTAGGAGAGGGGATGTGGCCGAGGTGTATTTAGCTCCAAACAAATAATTGTTATACTTCGGGTTGAGTGATTTTTAATTGTACCAAGTCACGCTCAATAGCCGTCAGTAGCATATATAAAAAATGATGGGACGGCCATGGATGACCATGGCAGTGCATGATGCAAATAATTACAACCGATAATCCGACTTCCAAAGCGTAAATTTACAGAAACCTCATTATGTGCTCTCTCTTTACTCCCTTTTACTCTAACGGTGATTCTATCTCGATCACAACTGTCCGACTTGCGCGGCGGTTTCTACAAAGTCGCtggcctcctccttttcaatcACCTTTATCGTACTGACCTTTTGTTTATCGAAGAAGACACCGTAAAATTTATCAGCCTGAGCAAGCATTTCAGACTTGAACGTAGTCGTGATAAACTGTGCGCTGGTGGAAAGCGTATGTATCATGGCTAAAGCCATTCTGATCAATACtggtagaggaagagccAAAAAAGGAACGTTGCTCACTTGCTACTGCGGTACGATATTGCGCATCCAAGTTTGCATCGATTTCGTCAAATAGGTAGAAAGGTGCAGGATCGCACTTTTGGATGGCGAAAACCAGGGCGAGAGCCACAAGAGACTTTTGACCTCCAGACAGCTGCTGGATGCGCTGACCCTCATCATGCTTCGAGTTGAAGGAAACGCGAATGGAGACGCCAGTATAGCTGTCAATGTcacttttctctcttccttgctcCAAAGACTCTTCtgattcttcttcctgcgGTTCCTCTTAGTTTTGCTAAAAATATCAATCACCTTCAATACTCACAATGAAACcatccgtcttcttctgcattATTAACTCTCCTTTCCCTAATGGGACCAATGTCTCAAATACCTCTTCAAAGTACTTGGACACTTGCTTGAATGTTCTTTCAATTGCCTCATCCTTACGTTGATCAAGAGTCTCAATAAGTTCTTCAATTTTGATAGCCGATTGATCGAGCTCATCTCGACGATCCATTAATTCGTCGCGCTGCTTCGTGAAATTGCTATATTGCTCAAACGCCTTTTTATTGACATGGGCAAATTTCTTGAGACCGTCGTTCACCTTGTGAAGTCTCTTGATAATCTGTAGCGATGTCAAATCCTATCCCGGTCTATTTGATGACATGACCTACCTTATCTGACCTTTGGTCAATATACTTTGAGAATGCTTCCTCCGGTAAAACACCCAAATCCCGAATCGCATTATTgcactcttctttcctgtTGATGAGGGTCTGTCGTTTGGTAAGATAACGCTCAGCATTTTTTTGAACACGCATTATGGCTCGAGTATTTTCCATCTGCTGAGTTTGTACACGCTCGAGATTCTCCGAGATTTTGGAGATTTCAGAGTTTAATTCTCCAACACGGCCCTCAGACTCTGGATACAAAGTTCAGCGACGTTGCTTCTAGAGCGGGATACTTACCAGAAACTTTTTCCTCAAGCTGCTCAATATCGCGCACGAGATTCCTGAGCTCGCTCCTTCGCAATTCCACCTCCCCAGACTGCAATTCCCCATTACCCGCTTCACCTTCCAATCGATCAAGTTTGCCTCGTAGCTCCTGTCTCTTTCGCCGAAGATTCTCCGAAAGCTCGATTTCTAACCGATTACGCTCTCCTACTGCCTTTGCTCTGTTCTGGGTTGCCTCAAACAGCAACTTTTTCTGGGCTTCCGCATTCTGTGTCAAGGTTTCCAACTCCCTCAACTCTTCATCCGTCAAGTTTTGCCTCATAGGAGTCCTGAGCTCCTCCTCATAGCTTGCTCTCTTGGCTTTAGCATCCCTCGATGCTccctcagcttcttccagaCTAAACTCTAATCTCGCTACCCTATCTCTTGCCTGGTCTAGATCCCTTGCCGGTAACGTAAGTAGCTTGAATGAGCCCTCTCCCCCATCTGACATGtgccttttcttcgccTCAAGTGCTTGTACTTGACCCATGGTCCTTGTGACCTCCTGTTCGATATTTTGCAGCGCAGCTTTCACCTCTGCATGACGCGCGTGGTCTGTTTCGTATGCGGTTCGCCATTTCTTTGCGGCTTTGACAGCATCGAGGCGTGAACGTCGAACATCGTGATAACCGCCAGTCAAAGCACCTTTGCGATCAACTCGATCACCTTCAATGGTAACGGCGTTCAGACCATGGGATCGGGTATAATGGGCAGCGGTTTGAAGATCTTCACAAATGATGGTTCGACCAAATACCTATAGATGTTCAGCATGGAATGGTGCATATGCACGGCCCAAAATACGTACTTGCTCAAATGCCATGACATACTCCCTGTCAAATTGTAACTTTTGAATCATTGGTATAGCATCGTTAGCTTTGGGATAGTTGACGCTATGACTTTTAAGACGATTGAGGGGCATAAAAGTCACTCGACCACTCTTTTCGCGATTCATAACGTCAAGTAGCTTGCTGGCAGTCTCATCATTATCCACAACAACGTGGAACAAGCTGACAAACAGAGATTAATATGGTTCGGTTCAGGAGTGAGTTCaccaagaaaaagaaaaaagaaaaccaACCTGTTACCAGAGGTCACCTCCACGGCGGTTTTGTATTTATCAGAAACTTCAAAAAGATCGTAGAGAGGTCCAAAGACGCCATCAAGGTTCAGTCGCTTCGCAATTTGTCGAACAGCCCTTAAACCATTGCTCGTGTCCTGATGTCTGTTCAGCGCCACGTCTTCCGATGACAAGCCATGCTTTCCTTACTTTGTTCATCATGCCCATCAGTGAACGCTCGGCGGCCTCCATTTCACTCTTCGCATTGACCTCAGTCTGAGCCAACTTGCCCTCTTCCCGCCACAGCTCCCTTCAAATCACCTTAATAACCTTCAATTGGCAGACTAGggtaaaaaaaaacttaCTTTTTCTGCTCATGCATACCCGCAATGTTCCTTTGCAGTTGTGCAATCTCCTCGTTCATTTTTTTCAAGTTCTCTCTCCTATCATTCTCGCCCTGGACCTGCTGTTCAGACTTGGCCGAAAGCTGTGCCAATTGTTCCTTCGCACCCGCCACCTCCTTTTGCAGGATCTCCACCCGTTTTCCTTGATTCTTCTCATGCTCTTTGAGAGCTTTAATTTCGTCTTTGAGATACTTATCTCGGGCAGCCTGGGTTGCGAATTGCTGCGCTCGTCCCTGTTTGGCGAACAATACAGAGAGTTTGGATTGTGTAGGTTCAAGCCTATGGCAGCAAAATTAGTTCTTCAGGACAGCAGAACATGAAACAGCAACTTACGCTTCTCTTGCGGCTTTTTCCTCCCCAATCCTCTGTTCAGCTTCTTGCACCAGGTCCTCCAATCTCGCGGTTGCCTCATCTACCTTCTGTTGCATcacttccagctcttcagCTAACTCTGCCCTCCTATGCTCTCCCACTTGACCAGCAGTCTCGAAATCGGCGATAACGCATTCCAGTTCTGTTTTGTTACGCACTAAATCCGCCCGCTCGGTTTCATACTGCCTAAGCGAAGCTTGTGTAGTCGACAAAGAATGCTTAGCCGCAGTAAGAGCTTCCTCGTAGCGCTGTTAACTACAGTTAGAAGAGCGAATCACTGCAATTAACGAGAAGAACAGACCTGGATTTCGTCCTCTCGATCATTGaattcctttctcttctcgtTACTATTGTGTATgtcttgtctcctttctgcctcaatctcatccaGAGCATTGGTAACATCTTCCAGTTCTCTCTGATGCAACGCGTACTCCAA
The genomic region above belongs to Cryptococcus neoformans var. neoformans JEC21 chromosome 4 sequence and contains:
- a CDS encoding glutamine-fructose-6-phosphate transaminase (isomerizing), putative, giving the protein MCGIFSYCSFLCERNRKYVCDVLCNGLARLEYRGYDSAGIGIDGDSKGSSMILFKEVGKVAALRKHIDEGIPCPLPGQAPSKEKVDMSKVFLSQTSMAHTRWATHGVPSPGNCHPHVSDVQTEFSLVHNGIITNYKELKLVLLKRGYTFHSDTDTEVVAVLCKYVWDSQPNKRLNFTELIKTVVKELEGSFAFVFKSTHFPDEIVAARRGSPLLIGVKTDRKLKVDFVDVELPTAEERVNDVDASGLLAVPAAVAEGPGPKLRRSQSRAFLSEDGMPQPIEFFVASDASAVIEHTKRVLYLEDDDIAHIAEGELHIHRLRRDDTVSSVRAIEHLEIELAAIMKGQYDHFMQKEIYEQPESVVNTMRGRVNFDTRSIMLGGLKAYLPVIRRGRRLIFVACGTSYHSCIAVRPVFEELTDIPVAVELASDFLDRRTPVFRDDVAIFVSQSGETADTILAMRYCLERGALCLGVVNAVGSTLSRETHSGVHINAGPEIGVASTKAYTSQYVALVMIAVQLSDDSITKTARRQQIIDGLHDIPAQIRKVLAMDKVLQQMAKDMLSKEKSLLIMGRGYQYATCLEGALKIKEVSYMHSEGILAGELKHGPLALVDEHLPVIFIMTRDSLYPKVQSALAQVTARKGRPIIICNEDDDTVNDNAKVIRVPQTVDCLQGLINVIPLQLLSYHLAVMNGVDVDFPRNLAKSVTTE
- a CDS encoding D-erythro-sphingosine kinase, putative — translated: MRPPHHLPVILHNNNRGLLIIQPSTLDVLQLSGDGPPPKRLLTCPLTNFLKAYLAPAPENSARRLDLHCLGGGMGTQLKLVKLHVLVEPINIPETNEWIRMLMEAAYGSIKPFRNVLILVNPVGGKGKAKDIVQDTVIPILEAAGTTVTVKETTHRLHAEEIASSMDLIYDVIVTASGDGLVYEVVNGLASRSDARKALLTPIAPIPTGSANAVCTNLFGVKDTFNIPLAVLNIIKGCNLPIDLCSVLILPSMTRRFAFLSQAIGLMVDLDIGTENLRWMGDTRFLVGFLKGIANNKGARCRLRLKVVEDDKQNMAKKAKERTQQGTTEGAVTPLINGTRNMSVDGETPVSTNDNIIGEHEPSAVIGEPISSASHTPPKPANANYVPDHGPIPDALPLKHDETWLTIESLPKKSSIKPKKSIQSLKALRKASAQNKWVDGQEILYFYAGMMRWVARDLMQWPVSIPGDGLIDVVVQSVVPRLTMANAIAGAEKGETYWMDCQYYYKVSQFIAENLDTENQPLFTIDGEAFPFESFHVEVHTRVANLLSLNGDFFTSDFLKKPTGKS
- a CDS encoding chromosome associated protein, putative is translated as MYIKTITIQGFKSYRDQVAVDPFSPGHNVVVGRNGSGKSNFFSAIRFVLSDQYTKLSREERQRLLHEGTSTSTTLSAYVEIVFDNSDGRFPTGRQELVLRRTIGLKKDEYSLDRKSASKSEVDQLLESAGFSKANPYYIVPQGRITHLTNMNDRERLRLLKDVAGTEVYEQKRAESTRIMEETDGKRDKILELLTTIEDRLRELEEEKEELKEYQEKDRERRCLEYALHQRELEDVTNALDEIEAERRQDIHNSNEKRKEFNDREDEIQRYEEALTAAKHSLSTTQASLRQYETERADLVRNKTELECVIADFETAGQVGEHRRAELAEELEVMQQKVDEATARLEDLVQEAEQRIGEEKAAREALEPTQSKLSVLFAKQGRAQQFATQAARDKYLKDEIKALKEHEKNQGKRVEILQKEVAGAKEQLAQLSAKSEQQVQGENDRRENLKKMNEEIAQLQRNIAGMHEQKKELWREEGKLAQTEVNAKSEMEAAERSLMGMMNKDTSNGLRAVRQIAKRLNLDGVFGPLYDLFEVSDKYKTAVEVTSGNSLFHVVVDNDETASKLLDVMNREKSGRVTFMPLNRLKSHSVNYPKANDAIPMIQKLQFDREYVMAFEQVFGRTIICEDLQTAAHYTRSHGLNAVTIEGDRVDRKGALTGGYHDVRRSRLDAVKAAKKWRTAYETDHARHAEVKAALQNIEQEVTRTMGQVQALEAKKRHMSDGGEGSFKLLTLPARDLDQARDRVARLEFSLEEAEGASRDAKAKRASYEEELRTPMRQNLTDEELRELETLTQNAEAQKKLLFEATQNRAKAVGERNRLEIELSENLRRKRQELRGKLDRLEGEAGNGELQSGEVELRRSELRNLVRDIEQLEEKVSESEGRVGELNSEISKISENLERVQTQQMENTRAIMRVQKNAERYLTKRQTLINRKEECNNAIRDLGVLPEEAFSKYIDQRSDKIIKRLHKVNDGLKKFAHVNKKAFEQYSNFTKQRDELMDRRDELDQSAIKIEELIETLDQRKDEAIERTFKQVSKYFEEVFETLVPLGKGELIMQKKTDGFIEEESEESLEQGREKSDIDSYTGVSIRVSFNSKHDEGQRIQQLSGGQKSLVALALVFAIQKCDPAPFYLFDEIDANLDAQYRTAVATMIHTLSTSAQFITTTFKSEMLAQADKFYGVFFDKQKVSTIKVIEKEEASDFVETAAQVGQL